The Pseudomonas fluorescens genome segment TGGCCATGGTTTTGGCCGAGGTCAGGGTTTCGCAGGCTTCGGCCAGCAGCTCTTCGCTCGGGATGTCGGGGGCGATGAGGTAGCGGGTGTTGGGTTTGAGCAGCGGTTTTCTGGGGTGGAACGGATTGAGGTAGTGATCGAGGGCGCGTTCGGCGGCTTCGTGGAATTTCTTGGAGTCGAGGGTTTCGTAGGGCGAGGTTGTGTCGGTTTCGGGTGGGTTTGGCGTGGGTTTGATCATGGTGAAGCTCCTTGAGAAATGGAGCCGTCATCCATCGCTGCTAAACGAAGAGGGTGGCGGCTGAACGCGGGTTAGCAGACCAGGCTCAAGGATCCCGGCGCACCGAAGTGCCCCACGTCAGCCGCCATGACAAAACAATGGCGACACCAACGTGCCTTGAAGTTAACCGGGCTGCTAAACCCGATCGCTGCTTTTCAGCGACCGCCAAACAATAGAACCCGCTCCCAAGGCGCACAAGCCGGCGGATTCTGGCTGATGCGTAGGCATCGGCGCAAGGACGCGTAGCCTGAGTCAGTCACCGATCCCGTTTGTTAAACATTTCTGTTTATGCCGTTCTGCCGGATGGGTGGCGGTGTTCAATCTCCGACGAGC includes the following:
- a CDS encoding DUF6124 family protein, producing MIKPTPNPPETDTTSPYETLDSKKFHEAAERALDHYLNPFHPRKPLLKPNTRYLIAPDIPSEELLAEACETLTSAKTMASDFAGMIDTPQRHVLLGIAQLIMLAELAVNRVLDNLEVKAEAPL